The Chloroflexus aggregans DSM 9485 genome segment CATTGACGGCTTGCAGAGTGGGCGGATAGTAAGCGGTGCCGTGTTTGTGGTTAGTTGCCTGGCACTCTTCTACGTCCTCTTTAGCAGTCAATTCCGTGTGCAAACGGTCGAGGTGGTTGGGGTTGAGTTTCTCAGTCCAGAACGCATTGTCAATGCCGTCCCGTTGCGCGGGTGGCCGATCTGGCTGATCGATGAAGAACAGGCGGTGGCCCCGTTGCTCCGCAGTCCCTTTGTCGAACACGCTCGGCTCAGTCTGATCTTACCCGATCGAGCACGGATCGTGATTGTCGAGCGCCAGCCGGTGATCTATTGGCGTAGCGGTGGGGTTGATTATCTGGTGGACCGCCAAGGGTTCGTGATTGAACCGGCTACAGTCGCGCCGCCGGCAGATGCGTTGGTGATTGTTGACAGCTCCAATCTGCCGGTTGAGCCGCAGATGCAGCTCGACC includes the following:
- a CDS encoding cell division protein FtsQ/DivIB — encoded protein: MEYNPPNTRERIAARRQRLRQPSSEPAIPGWRRRFIDGLQSGRIVSGAVFVVSCLALFYVLFSSQFRVQTVEVVGVEFLSPERIVNAVPLRGWPIWLIDEEQAVAPLLRSPFVEHARLSLILPDRARIVIVERQPVIYWRSGGVDYLVDRQGFVIEPATVAPPADALVIVDSSNLPVEPQMQLDPDALALARELAWRLPNELGLRPAQIGWDFGLGVFIRTEQDQMVVFGRSERLTRKLMILAYLLNDGTPFTYLDLRPMNPFYQNRTDGRS